The genomic interval ATCAATAATTCAGTAATTTTGAAAGTTTAAGATTGCACTTTTCAAGAACAGTTGACCTATTAACAATTACCTTATAGATCAGAGATTACAGTTTAAACCCTTTTTTTTTGAGTTTAATGAACAACCAAGCTGTAGCTGTGGCATTTTCTGGACATTTACCATGTGGGGAACACATTAGAGTGGAAAATACTTTCTGAAAGCTCTTCATCCAATTGAATTGATTTGTCACCTCTAGTTGGGTTCAGTTTTGATGAGACCTTATGAAGGGTCTAGGACTCaaacgccgactgtttattcacttccatagatgctgactgatctgccgagttcctcccacagtcttcgTGTGTTTCCACTTTTTATAGTTGCTTGTTGATGGTTTTATAAtcgtttccccctccccttctgttTCTATAATTTCTACCTGCTCTAATTTGCTGCAAATATTCCCTATCCTAATGAACAAAACACAATGAGGAGTATGTGGTGTTACGAGAACTGTGGGCATATTCACACCAAAGCAATCTTTAAGTTATGACAGATGTCTTCACTTCATATTCAAAGAAATAACTTTTCATGTAATATTCTTAAAAGCACTTACCATTTCAGTAAATTCATTTTTAGATGTCATTAACTGCTTCTCTTGCTCTCTAAACTAATTGGGGGAAAAAAAGATGAATATAGGAGTGATATATTTATACTTTTTTCCTCAAATTAAAATCCTTCAGATTGACATTTGTTAGATCAATTCTTTTAAATAactattaattaaataaataattgttAAATAGCTCTATTATATATTTCCACTGGTAGGCAACTGGATACCTTTCTAAAACATCTGTAAGACCACTTTGTAAATTAGCAATGATTTTCCACCATCCATTAAACACTAAAACTGTGTTACATGATATAAATATGACCTGTTACATATTGCCCAGCCAAAATAACTGCTCACAATGTACTGTGATAATTTAAGTATATTCTATGCATGAATATTATGTCATTCTGCAATATTCTGATCAACCGAACTGTTGGCTAAATAAAGTAGGTTTTGTTGGGATCACATACATGTTTATTATAAGATTTGATTTTTGACATTCTCTCCTTTTCGATTTGTAAACATTGAACCCTTAGTTAATTTTGAGCCTGGACCTCGGTTGACATAGTACTGTTGTTGCTATTATATTTTGGGGAAACTCGAGATATACTGGTCTCCATTCGAAAATATTTTCACATTCAATATCAAAACCATTCATCTGTTATTGGTCAacaccagatgctggaaatataaaaGAAGATTTGAAATAACACTGGGAATAGTCAGCAGGAGGAAGTGTGTTAGCACGGATTGAAAACTGGCTGGAATGAAGAAAGCAGATAGTTGGAATAAGCAAGTCCTTTTCAAGCTGGAGGAATGTAATAGTGGAGTACCCAGTGATCAGTTCATGACCCTTATTTGTTTATGATTTGCATTTGTTACTGGGGATGGAATGAAATGTAATGGTTCCAAGTTTGCTGATCAAATGGAAATAGGTTGAAAGCCACCTTGTAATGGGGACAGTGTGGTTCCACAACAGTATACAGATGAATTGAGTGAAGGGTGAAAACCTGGTAAATTGGAGATTGTGTGTGAAGTTGCACACTTCAGTAAAGGGGGAAATCGAAAGGAAGATTATTAACTAAACTGAGAGAGACTCCAAACGAGTGAGGCTCAGAGGGATTCAGATGTTCTAGTTCATAAATCACAGGAAGTCAGAGAACAAATCCAATCAGTAGTTAAGAAGACAAATGGCATCTTGGTTTTTTATTGCAAATAGGTTAAAGATTAGGGAAGTTTTATAAAATTGAGCAACGTGTTGTTGAGACTACCCTGAAGTATTGTATAAAGTTTTGGTGTCATTACTGACAAGGAAATTATAGTAGCATTGGAGGCAGcccaaaggagatttaccaggttaaTTTCTGGGATGACAGGGTAATCCTATCAAAAGAAACAAGACAGTAGGATCTACAGTAGAATCcttggagtatagaagaatgaggggcagcCTTATTCAAACTTACATGATCTCAAAGGAGCTTGATGGACACTTTCAAGTGGGATGTCAAGAGCAAGGAAACAGAGGTACAAAACAAAGTGTTAGTCATTTAAAACTAAAATATGTTGTAATTTCATCTCTCAAAAGATAGAGAATCTCTGGAATTATCTGCATCCTAAGAGTGCTGGAGGCCAGATtcttaggtatatttaaggtagagataaaTTAATAtttgaaagagtgagcaattgaAGATTATAGGGAACTGGCACAGAGACCATTTGAGGCCATGATCATACAATATAGCAGGACAGGTTTGAGAGGCCTGACAGCCTACTCTTTATTATCTTGCGCTCCTGTGACAAGTGGCGTCTCTGAAGAGAGAAATAGAATGAACACAGCAGGTCAATTACCTTTTGTCAGGAAAAGTTAGAAACTGGATGTACTGTATGTGAAATGCACAGAAGGGGCAGATGTCCAGAGAAGAAAGTGAATGCCTGCGATAGGGCGGAAGCCAAAATAGATTAAGTGACATGTTGTTGTAAATGTCCAACATGGTCTTGTGATTGCGAAAGAACAGCCACTGACACATTCTACAGACCTAGGCTAGGGTTCGTAAATTGTGGGCACGTTattttggtgccagaagtgtgctATCACTTGCAGGTTGCTCAACACAATCCTCactaatttgatttgatgcagacAGCGCATATTACTGTGTGTTTCgaagtacatgtgataagtaaagctaatctttatcaatGTTTACCTCCTCTATTCTGCCCCCTTTTCTTTCCTCATATGACACTCCCCCCTCCTTTAGTTTTTGTTGCATCTCTCAAATTTGCTGAAGCTCAATACTACACTTTCCCCATGTAAAACATGGGAAGGTGATGTATTAAATTAAAGGGTACTTTTTAAACAATGACAGCAAACAAACATGAAATAGCTACAAGCCAACATTAGTGTCAACAATATATTACCAAGTCCATAATTCTGCTTTTCTCCAAGTTCATGTCCAGTTTTGTATCATTTCTGATTTTCTTAACTTCATCCTATAAAACCAATATTGAAATGAACACTGGCAATCAAAACCAGAAAAACATGGTCTGTACTTGTAATAGTCAAACAGTAACTTACCGTTAGCTGTTGTTTCACGTGTTCCAATTCAATTTTTATTTTCTAATGAAAAAAAGAGAGTTCCAATATGTCAAGGAAGATTTCCAATATGTCAAGAAGTAATCAAAGCTCATGTCTTATTTAAATAACGATCCATATTTTGTTGAGCAGGGCCCACTGCCTGCTAATCTCTCGGAATCTCAATCGGCAAGTACTTGACCGGATCTTGCCCTGTTCACTGAGCACAGCCTGGAGACAATTGGGAAGTTCTGAATAGAGACAGAGTTCCATCCAATGTAATCAGATCGAATCAGTGAGCTGGACGAGACCTCACGCGAAACTGCTGAGAAATCCTTTGATAAGTGGCAAAGGCGCACCTCTGTTTTAATCTGCCAGTTATTGCATTCTTTAAATCCTTCTGACTGTTCTCCATTCAAAATATTAACATTTTCTCAACAGAAGCACaggaaaatattaaaatattataaaaaAATCATAAACgcacttaattaaaaaaaactgtcCTCTTCCTGATAAGAGCTGAATCAAGTGCATAGATTCTAAAAAACACTTCAATTATCTCTCTCCTCTTAAAAAAATATTCAGCCACAAAGGAGAATCACATCCAAATGATGTCAAGGACTGTCTTTAAACATTGAAAGAAGCCAGTTCCATAATCTAGGAGCTTGTTGTGGTTACACATCAAGACCTAAAGTCAGTAGTGTCAGGACACAGTATGAAGCAGGGTAAGCAAACCTTTCCAGACCCTGGTCTCAGTTCATTCAGTATTTAATTCATAGTATACTAGTGATACCGTACCGTTTGAAGTCACATCATACCTCATTTTCCATCCTCAGGCTTGAAAATTCACTTTTCTCAAGAATAACCATATCCTTTCTTATCGAGTCTAAATGGGCCATGATTTGATGCAGCATTAATTCCTGAAAGAAAGAAACATTCCATACAAGTGTTCAGTTTTGCGGACTGAGAGATGAATGAACTGGTAAGTTTCACGTTCTGCCTTGACCATAGGTGTCAGCTCCACCAATGTTCAAAGATCTCATTTCCCTCCCACATCATTCGGCATGTTCCATCACCGGAAGATCCCGGTGGTCTGGCGTTGGGCTCTTCAGACGTCTGTGATTTCTGTTCATGGGGGCCCCAGGTCTCCAGCTCCCTTGTGCTTGCCAGGGCCCCAGGTCTCCTGTGCTCCCTTTAAATTCACCCTGGTTATATTGGCTGCCCTTCTTTGAAAACTTAGGCTCTCTTCCTTGCACATACCGCATTCACTGTGTTAGTGTGAATTTAAGAGTTAAGTTGATGTTAAATGAATTCAATGTTTATTGGAATATCGACAAAATTATATCAGATGGTTCAGAAAATCTGCTGACCCAGCACCACTTGTCAGATTAATGAAGTTTTACTGTATACAAGTGATCCGTATCAGAACACAGCTTTAATTAAAGGTTGACTAAATTATACCAATTGAATGGAAGATCTGTTATTGCTTTCACAGCATTCCCATGAAGATGGCACTAAGCAAAATGGTCAGCAATGGAAAAAAACATCTGATATTTGGGTGACTACAGATGACAGGTCACTGGTGGAAGTAGCTGGAGGCCAATTTTTGCAATGTGTGGGATATTACTGAACCAGATCCTTAGGACATTGGCATCGTCCGTGAGCCAACCAACTGTATGAGAGGCATTGCTTTCATACAATAGACCAGATGTGAGTTGTTCACTAACAAGTTTAAGTTCCTTTTATGTCATTCCTTACAGCAAATTGACATAAACTAATTAGATTAGGAGCAGGACTACATTCAGATCAGGACACAAAGGCCAGATAGAATTAATTTCCAATGAGAATATTTTAACTTTCAAGTGTAATGCCAAGAAGATTCATGTGGAATGGGGagagaaggtgggaggaaggaaGATGCAACTAGATTAACACAATGGTTACAGTCTTGCTGCTGTATTTCACCTCTCGACAAAAGACTCACCACAATAAGCAAAGCTCCGGTCTGAAGTGTAACAGTATATTCATCACCACTGTTGCTTACTGTATCCGTAAAAAAGCTAAACAAGGTTAGCAGTAAGCAAGACAGAAACTAAAGCAAGCTGCCAAGTGTAATTTAGTAATTCAAAACCTTGGAACCTTTACAGAAAAAAATTGAATGAAACAGCAAATTGTTCTGGAGCAGCATCAATCacaaatctctcccctcctccacaaaACATCTCGTACAATGCTGGGTTTTTTTGCTATTACTGATGCAAGGAAAACTATTATGGGGACAAGACTGGCCCAGAAATGATCACGATCTACAAGTCAGGATCACCATCACCTTCCCAAGAAATGAGACATGGTGAAATCGTGATAATCAAGGAGAAATTCAGCTTGGGGACAGCCCCTTCAGCACACCAACCCCAAACCATTCACTTATGTTCATCTTTTATTttcttacttacttatttattgagatgaggTACAGTTCCGACCTGTCAAACTGCACTACCCAGTAAtcccgatttaatctgagcctaatcaggagacaatttacaatgacgaattaacctaccaaatggtacatctttggactgtgggaggaaactggagcatccagaggaaacccacgtggtcgcagggagaacgcacaaactcctttcaggcagtggcgggaactgaacccgggttgtCTGTAAGTCagagcactgtgctaaccacagtGCTACTGTACCACATTGCCTTTAGAATCCCTTTACCAAAGTACATGTCCTCACACTCTCCTACATTAAATTATCAACGTCCTCCAGGCTCAAACACGCGCCTATACCCTAGGGGCAATATACAGTGGTAATTAACCTAATTAAGTGCAACCTTTATAGTCAGTTGGGTCCTTATAATATGATATATCTAAAAGATACAACTTTGTATTTTAATACTTACAACTGCGACAACCAAAGGAATAGATTCTTGAGatgataaagcaaaaaaaaacaccccaCAGTAATCATGCTTACGTTTCTTTATCTGTTAAGGAGAAAGATTGGCACTTAAGTAGACATCGTTGTACATTAGAAACAAATGTGTGCTTGCAGTGAAACAGGGAACCCGTGGTATGGTGGTGAACCTGGCCACACATTCACTCGACGCAGGTTTAAGGTTAACACTGCTGTCCAATGATGGAGATTGGGCCACTTAGAGCCACAGTATCACTGATCCAGTGAGAAGCAGTGGAACATCTGCCTTCATAAACTCCAGACAGATCACGGGAGAGACAGAACATAAATAACAACCAAGAAATTAAAAAAGCAAAATTTGAATCAGTAGATGGCAAATAAGGGAAAAGTACAcagagagatgcagagaaatagaTAGCtacaaaacacatttttacagaaatCCGTTCTGACTGGTTTATTCCCTGAGCCCTCAGGCTCTTGTCTCAGCATTTGTTTCCTTACTATCAATGATTTACAGGAAAAGGGACATCAACCTGATTTGTTTTTCATTAGTTATTTTAATTAAATCTATTTTCCTCACATATTAGGCGCCAACCTTGTCCATAGTGTTTGTACATACCACATTGAGTCACGTTCAGACTGTTCAAAATGCATTTGAACATTACAAAAGTACATCTTTAATAATCAGTTTTGAAAAAACAGTCTCACATGTGATGTACCTACCTGTTGTGCTTTAGTTACCAAATCCCTGTATGTGGATTCCATATTTGCATTGGTTATATTTGCTATTATTGTAACTATAGCCTCTGCTTGCTCTTTTGAAAAACCTAGTcataaaaaagagaaaatttaaaaataattccaACTAGAATAATGATTTAGACAGAACaatacacacagaaacaggctctttggcctgaCTTGTCCATGCCATCTAAAGTGCACACCCAAGCTGGCTCATTTGACAGTGTTTAGCCTAAACCCCTCCAAATATTTCCTATCAAGGTACAGTACCTTCTCAAGTGGCtttataattttattattatacctgcctcaactactgtctatggcagcttgttccataccgTATATGCACCATTATCTGTCTGAACTTGATCCATGAGTCCCTTTTAATTTTTCCCTTCTCATATTAAACCAATGCTCTCTAGTgacttttagaccataagacacaggagtagaattagaccattcaacccagtgggtctactccaccatttgatcatggctgctttacttcccctctcaaccctattctccggccttctccccaaaacctttgatgctgttactaatcaagaacctatcatcctctacttaactgaagacctgtgctaaccAAGTGGCTGGAGGGTTTACTGATATCTTTATTTTCTCATTTCAGCGGTCTGAGATACCCACTTCCTTCAAGCAGCTCAATTATGTTGGTCCCCAAGAAGACTGaggcaacctgcctcaatgactagtGTCCAAGAACACTTACATTTACTATAATGAAGtgccttgagaggttggtgataagaacataagaaataagagcaggagtgggccatacagcccatcgagcctgccccaccattcaataagatcatggctgatctgtgcttaaactcagctccatctacctaccttttcccc from Hypanus sabinus isolate sHypSab1 chromosome 3, sHypSab1.hap1, whole genome shotgun sequence carries:
- the ccdc90b gene encoding coiled-coil domain-containing protein 90B, mitochondrial isoform X4 produces the protein MKLIRRCKTLLEAYNFRALDLQRSLAESPRMYLKRSFFAATSSCVYDPKVDLLSQEQRRMCFDTHALVLELQSNGFSKEQAEAIVTIIANITNANMESTYRDLVTKAQQIKKRKHDYCGVFFFALSSQESIPLVVAVELMLHQIMAHLDSIRKDMVILEKSEFSSLRMENEKIKIELEHVKQQLTDEVKKIRNDTKLDMNLEKSRIMDLFREQEKQLMTSKNEFTEMNSDTDRAITETNKKIDTDVASLKTMLESLKLETMRYLAASVFTCLAIALGFYRLWQK
- the ccdc90b gene encoding coiled-coil domain-containing protein 90B, mitochondrial isoform X3, which gives rise to MKLIRRCKTLLEAYNFRALDLQRSLAESPRMYLKRSFFAATSSCVYDPKVDLLSQEQRRMCFDTHALVLELQSNGFSKEQAEAIVTIIANITNANMESTYRDLVTKAQQIKKRKHDYCGVFFFALSSQESIPLVVAVELMLHQIMAHLDSIRKDMVILEKSEFSSLRMENEKIKIELEHVKQQLTDEVKKIRNDTKLDMNLEKSRIMDLFREQEKQLMTSKNEFTEMNSDTDRAITETNKKIDTDVASLKTMLESLKLETMSICLHVPSNSLGILSLVAKIEDEM
- the ccdc90b gene encoding coiled-coil domain-containing protein 90B, mitochondrial isoform X2 — encoded protein: MKLIRRCKTLLEAYNFRALDLQRSLAESPRMYLKRSFFAATSSCVYDPKVDLLSQEQRRMCFDTHALVLELQSNGFSKEQAEAIVTIIANITNANMESTYRDLVTKAQQIKKRKHDYCGVFFFALSSQESIPLVVAVELMLHQIMAHLDSIRKDMVILEKSEFSSLRMENEKIKIELEHVKQQLTDEVKKIRNDTKLDMNLEKSRIMDLFREQEKQLMTSKNEFTEMNSDTDRAITETNKKIDTDVASLKTMLESLKLETMRPHPWHIKKHLVVRPRELAPLLQRTEVSM